A genomic region of Leptotrichia massiliensis contains the following coding sequences:
- the manZ gene encoding PTS mannose transporter subunit IID: MAENIEKKLTDKDLKSMYWRSTTLLGSFNFERMQSMGFCVTMIPAIKRLYSKKEDQAAALKRHLEFFNTQPWIGSTIMGVTAAMEQEKANGVDIDDATISGIKVGLMGPLAGVGDPIFWGTLRPVLAALGASLAIAGGNLLGPFIFFFGINLARVLTRWYGLKYGYEKGTEIVGDMEGGVIQKLTQGASILGLFVMGALVSKWTSINVPLVLSKYTDQTGKEVVTTVQSILDSLLPGLLALLLTFACMHLLKRKVNAIWIIFGFFVIGILGYWLGILA, encoded by the coding sequence ATGGCAGAAAATATAGAAAAAAAATTAACTGATAAAGATTTGAAAAGCATGTACTGGAGATCTACAACTTTACTAGGGTCTTTCAACTTTGAAAGAATGCAGTCAATGGGATTCTGCGTAACAATGATTCCTGCAATAAAAAGGCTTTATTCTAAAAAGGAAGATCAAGCAGCAGCTCTTAAAAGACATTTAGAATTTTTTAATACTCAACCATGGATAGGTTCAACTATAATGGGAGTTACAGCTGCGATGGAACAAGAAAAAGCAAATGGTGTAGATATTGACGATGCAACTATAAGTGGAATAAAAGTAGGACTTATGGGACCACTTGCAGGAGTAGGAGATCCTATTTTCTGGGGAACTTTACGTCCAGTATTAGCAGCGCTTGGAGCTTCACTTGCAATAGCTGGAGGAAATCTATTAGGACCATTTATTTTCTTTTTTGGAATAAATTTGGCAAGAGTGCTTACTAGATGGTATGGTTTAAAATATGGATACGAAAAAGGAACTGAAATAGTTGGAGATATGGAAGGTGGAGTAATTCAAAAATTAACTCAGGGAGCTTCTATATTAGGGCTCTTTGTAATGGGAGCATTAGTTTCGAAATGGACTTCAATAAACGTACCATTAGTATTATCTAAATATACTGATCAAACAGGAAAAGAAGTCGTAACTACAGTTCAAAGTATACTAGATTCACTGTTACCTGGATTATTAGCTTTATTGCTTACATTTGCATGTATGCACTTATTAAAGAGAAAAGTAAATGCAATCTGGATAATTTTTGGATTCTTTGTAATAGGAATATTAGGATACTGGTTAGGAATTTTGGCATAG